The following are encoded in a window of Thermoanaerobacter ethanolicus JW 200 genomic DNA:
- a CDS encoding PDGLE domain-containing protein, whose translation MKKFYIAAIVIILLTPLGLLAPGSAWGEWGLDEIKSMIGYVPEGMNRFSEVIKAILPDYSIPGFDANFFQQALGYIFSAVVGIAAIVLIFAILGRIMGKPQKKNG comes from the coding sequence ATGAAAAAATTCTACATTGCAGCTATAGTTATAATACTTCTCACTCCTCTCGGGCTTTTAGCTCCTGGTTCTGCTTGGGGAGAATGGGGCCTTGATGAAATTAAAAGTATGATAGGATATGTTCCCGAGGGAATGAACCGATTCTCAGAAGTTATAAAAGCAATATTACCCGATTACAGTATACCAGGATTTGATGCTAATTTCTTCCAACAAGCTTTAGGTTATATTTTTTCAGCAGTTGTAGGAATTGCAGCTATTGTATTGATATTTGCAATATTAGGGAGGATTATGGGGAAACCCCAGAAGAAAAATGGATAA
- the cbiM gene encoding cobalt transporter CbiM codes for MHIPEGYLSPQTCAVMGAAMVPVIAVAGKKVNENFDKKNISALAIGSAFAFTIMMFNVPIPGGTTAHAVGATLLAITLGPWAASISLTIALFIQALLFGDGGILALGTNSFNIAFIAPFVGYGVYKLLVSFKLNKVISSAIGGYVGINAAALATAIELGLQPLLFHTANGTPLYFPYGLNVAIPAMMFAHLTVAGIVEAVITGLVVYYLQKVDEENILYKFSYRLRGDNR; via the coding sequence ATGCACATACCAGAAGGATATTTAAGTCCTCAAACCTGCGCCGTTATGGGTGCTGCTATGGTACCAGTCATTGCGGTTGCAGGAAAAAAAGTCAATGAAAATTTTGACAAAAAAAACATCTCTGCCTTGGCAATAGGGTCAGCTTTTGCCTTTACAATAATGATGTTTAACGTGCCAATACCAGGAGGTACAACTGCCCATGCCGTTGGTGCAACTCTTCTTGCAATTACTTTAGGACCGTGGGCAGCAAGTATATCTCTTACGATAGCCTTATTTATTCAAGCATTGCTTTTCGGTGACGGAGGGATTTTAGCTTTAGGAACAAATAGCTTTAATATAGCTTTTATAGCTCCTTTTGTTGGATACGGAGTTTATAAACTCCTGGTGTCTTTTAAATTAAACAAAGTCATATCATCTGCTATAGGGGGATATGTAGGAATAAATGCTGCAGCTCTTGCCACAGCAATAGAACTTGGACTTCAACCATTGCTTTTTCATACAGCAAATGGAACACCACTATACTTTCCCTATGGATTAAACGTAGCAATACCTGCAATGATGTTTGCTCATCTTACTGTAGCTGGTATTGTAGAAGCTGTTATAACAGGCCTTGTAGTATATTATTTACAAAAAGTAGACGAAGAAAATATATTATATAAATTCTCATATAGGCTTAGAGGTGATAATAGATGA
- the nikR gene encoding nickel-responsive transcriptional regulator NikR, giving the protein MIYLEEIIRFGVSMESKLLQQFDELIKEKNYNNRSEAIRDLIRDFIVENQWEAENVETIGTITYVFNHEVREISDKLTDIQHKHYQNIISTMHVHLDKHNCLEVMVVKGTAKEITKIADEIISTKGVKHGKLVMTTTGENL; this is encoded by the coding sequence GTGATATATCTGGAAGAAATAATACGTTTTGGAGTTTCAATGGAATCAAAACTACTTCAACAATTTGATGAATTGATTAAAGAAAAAAATTACAACAACAGATCTGAAGCAATAAGAGATTTGATAAGAGATTTCATAGTGGAAAACCAATGGGAAGCAGAAAATGTTGAAACTATTGGAACAATTACTTATGTTTTTAATCATGAGGTTAGAGAAATAAGTGACAAACTAACAGACATCCAACACAAACATTATCAAAACATAATCTCAACAATGCACGTACACTTGGATAAGCATAATTGCCTCGAAGTAATGGTAGTAAAAGGCACTGCAAAGGAAATTACAAAAATTGCAGATGAAATAATAAGCACAAAAGGAGTAAAGCATGGAAAACTGGTAATGACAACAACAGGGGAAAATTTGTAA
- a CDS encoding PepSY domain-containing protein: MNKKLLAYVVTGAMALGLTGGAAYQGIAKAQTNTPPTVTSTTSSTQDQQNINEQQPVYQGSIKVANPQDNVKDNEKNIKDNEAQESAKLASLAKITPDEAKAAALKVVPGTVTKVSLDNENGYLVYSVEVKTANGVVDVKVDAGNGTVLAQDKDQDNEKHEKEKTGEVEKANAPDNDTVQLEQQGEN; this comes from the coding sequence ATGAACAAAAAATTATTAGCTTATGTCGTTACAGGAGCAATGGCTTTAGGGTTAACAGGAGGTGCAGCTTATCAAGGGATTGCAAAGGCTCAGACTAATACGCCTCCAACGGTGACATCTACAACATCATCAACACAAGACCAACAGAACATAAATGAGCAACAACCAGTATATCAAGGGTCAATAAAAGTTGCCAATCCACAAGACAATGTAAAAGACAATGAAAAGAATATAAAAGACAATGAAGCGCAAGAAAGCGCGAAGTTGGCTTCTCTTGCAAAGATAACTCCTGATGAGGCAAAAGCTGCAGCATTGAAAGTTGTACCAGGTACAGTGACAAAAGTAAGTCTTGACAACGAAAATGGATATCTTGTATACAGCGTAGAAGTAAAGACTGCTAATGGAGTAGTAGATGTAAAAGTTGATGCAGGTAATGGTACAGTTTTAGCGCAAGATAAAGATCAAGACAATGAAAAACATGAAAAAGAAAAGACTGGCGAAGTTGAAAAAGCAAATGCTCCTGACAACGACACTGTACAACTTGAGCAGCAGGGAGAAAACTAA
- a CDS encoding MFS transporter, giving the protein MKKLEYKWIALSCTTIGALFSVLNGSMLLIALPDIMKALHADITIIMWVVMSYMLSITILVPTIGRIADMIGRKKLYVTGFAIFTISSLLSGMSNSGIQLLLFRIIQSIGGALMMANSTVIVTDAFPKKELGKALGINSMVISIANVVGPILGGFLLKFGWRSIFYINVPFGIIGTLWAALQLREIEALPEHQKFDYSGTLVFTTAMIILLIALSFGGFAGWDNPHIVTLFVVAIALFVLFIYIENAVEQPMLDLNLFKTRILAFAYTSNLLNGIARGAVTFLLIFYLQGIKAMDPLTAGILLTPFALAMMIISPISGWLSDMYGSRELSSIGLLISAVGLIGFMGISATTSITKLILWMSIMGFGSGLFISPNTNAIMSNVPADKRGIAAGVRTMMNNAGTVISIALAMGIISSSISPEALQALFVGTQVGSKGIAVAQFIKGLKATFGISFVISLVAAFISYLRGPQPQWKSEYGKWN; this is encoded by the coding sequence GTGAAAAAATTGGAGTACAAATGGATTGCACTTTCATGCACTACAATAGGTGCTCTTTTTTCTGTACTTAATGGAAGCATGCTTTTAATTGCTTTACCTGATATTATGAAGGCTTTACATGCGGATATAACTATAATCATGTGGGTTGTTATGAGTTATATGCTTTCTATTACAATACTTGTACCGACGATAGGTAGAATCGCAGATATGATTGGAAGGAAAAAATTATATGTTACTGGCTTTGCAATATTTACTATTAGTTCATTATTATCTGGCATGTCGAACTCAGGTATTCAATTGCTTTTATTTAGGATTATCCAATCCATCGGCGGAGCTTTAATGATGGCTAACAGCACAGTGATTGTAACAGATGCTTTTCCCAAAAAAGAATTAGGCAAAGCTTTAGGCATAAACAGCATGGTTATAAGCATTGCAAACGTCGTAGGACCTATTTTAGGAGGATTTTTGCTTAAATTTGGCTGGAGAAGCATATTCTATATCAATGTGCCATTTGGGATTATTGGTACATTGTGGGCAGCACTACAACTCAGAGAAATAGAGGCTCTTCCTGAACATCAAAAATTTGATTACAGTGGTACTTTAGTATTTACTACTGCTATGATAATACTTTTAATCGCTTTATCCTTTGGAGGGTTTGCAGGATGGGACAATCCACACATTGTTACTCTCTTTGTTGTCGCAATAGCTTTGTTTGTTTTATTTATTTATATTGAAAATGCTGTTGAACAGCCAATGCTTGATTTGAATCTCTTTAAAACGAGAATATTAGCTTTTGCATATACGAGTAATCTCTTGAATGGAATAGCAAGAGGAGCAGTTACTTTTCTTTTGATCTTTTATTTGCAGGGTATCAAAGCAATGGATCCATTGACTGCAGGTATTTTATTGACACCGTTTGCTCTTGCAATGATGATAATTTCTCCAATTAGCGGTTGGCTGTCCGATATGTATGGTTCACGAGAGTTAAGCAGTATAGGGTTACTTATATCTGCGGTAGGACTTATAGGTTTTATGGGAATAAGTGCTACAACCTCAATTACAAAGTTAATACTGTGGATGTCTATCATGGGTTTTGGCTCTGGGCTATTTATATCTCCCAATACCAATGCCATAATGAGTAACGTTCCTGCTGATAAAAGGGGAATAGCGGCAGGAGTAAGGACAATGATGAACAATGCTGGTACAGTAATAAGTATAGCTTTGGCCATGGGAATAATTTCTTCAAGCATAAGCCCTGAGGCTTTACAAGCACTTTTTGTAGGCACCCAAGTTGGGTCAAAAGGAATAGCAGTTGCACAATTTATAAAAGGTTTAAAAGCTACTTTTGGAATATCTTTTGTAATAAGCTTGGTTGCAGCTTTTATATCATATTTAAGAGGACCACAGCCCCAATGGAAATCAGAATATGGCAAGTGGAATTAG
- a CDS encoding ABC transporter permease yields the protein MKCDKSEDAFNALTDEKLHSLSILSKFIAYIANSFTIAEMEIRKLHHDPTELFTRAVQPALWLLVFGQAFSKVRAIPTGNVNYQTFMTPGILAQSMMFISIFYGLSIIWDKDQGILQKLIALPVSRFAFVTGKALGASVRSISQVVIILFLSLLIGIKLYWNIVNILMSVITIVFGAIIFSSLSMAIAAIVKTRERFMGIGQVITMPLFFASNAIYPIKIMPHWLQIVAKVNPLSYVVELLRGYLLNSPILNANLDWLIIIFITVILQLCAALLYPRIVI from the coding sequence ATGAAATGCGACAAGTCAGAAGACGCATTCAACGCTTTAACTGACGAAAAACTACATAGTCTTTCTATTTTATCAAAATTTATAGCCTATATAGCTAATTCTTTTACTATTGCTGAGATGGAAATAAGAAAATTACACCATGACCCAACTGAACTTTTTACTCGTGCAGTTCAACCAGCTTTATGGCTGTTAGTTTTTGGCCAAGCTTTTTCCAAAGTGCGGGCTATTCCAACAGGAAATGTTAATTATCAGACATTTATGACTCCAGGAATTTTGGCACAGTCTATGATGTTTATATCAATTTTTTATGGACTTAGCATTATTTGGGATAAAGACCAGGGAATTCTTCAAAAGCTGATTGCCCTGCCGGTATCTCGTTTTGCATTTGTTACTGGGAAAGCTTTAGGAGCCAGTGTAAGGTCAATAAGCCAAGTGGTGATTATACTATTTTTATCCTTGTTAATAGGGATAAAATTATATTGGAATATTGTTAACATATTAATGAGTGTAATTACTATAGTTTTTGGGGCTATCATCTTTTCATCTTTATCCATGGCTATTGCAGCTATAGTAAAAACAAGAGAAAGATTTATGGGCATAGGGCAGGTAATAACAATGCCTCTTTTCTTTGCCAGCAATGCAATTTATCCTATTAAGATTATGCCTCATTGGTTACAAATAGTAGCAAAAGTAAATCCTTTAAGTTATGTTGTAGAACTTTTAAGAGGGTATTTATTAAATAGTCCTATACTTAATGCAAACTTGGATTGGTTAATAATTATATTTATAACTGTTATTTTGCAATTGTGCGCTGCACTACTATATCCAAGAATCGTTATATGA
- a CDS encoding ABC transporter ATP-binding protein, with amino-acid sequence MPFSVEVKNLRKFFGKYEAVAGISFTINEGEVFGLLGPNGAGKTTTIRMITTLLPPTSGEIKIEGINIAKNGAYVRKLIGYVPQALSADSTLTGYENLLFIAKLLRLSKKEREERINYILEILNLKEAANRVVKEYSGGMVRKLEIGQALIHRPKLLVLDEPTVGLDPVARRNVWEVLDVLRKETGLTILITTHYMEEAETMCDRVAIMNKGSIVALGTPEELKVMTGNKEVTLEDAFTFFTGNRLESGGSFNEMRQVRRRIQRFN; translated from the coding sequence ATGCCTTTTTCTGTTGAAGTTAAAAATCTAAGGAAGTTTTTTGGAAAGTATGAAGCGGTTGCAGGTATAAGTTTTACCATAAACGAAGGAGAAGTTTTTGGCTTATTGGGACCTAATGGGGCAGGAAAAACAACTACAATTCGTATGATAACTACACTTTTACCTCCAACATCAGGTGAAATCAAAATAGAAGGAATAAATATAGCTAAGAATGGAGCTTATGTACGCAAATTAATAGGATATGTCCCTCAAGCTTTATCAGCCGATTCAACCTTGACAGGATATGAAAATCTTTTGTTTATCGCAAAATTATTGCGCTTATCTAAAAAAGAGAGGGAAGAAAGAATTAATTACATCCTTGAAATATTAAATTTAAAGGAAGCAGCAAACAGGGTTGTCAAAGAGTACTCTGGTGGTATGGTTAGGAAGCTGGAAATCGGCCAGGCATTAATACACAGGCCTAAATTATTAGTCCTTGATGAACCGACAGTTGGCCTTGACCCAGTTGCTAGACGTAACGTTTGGGAAGTTCTTGATGTGCTTAGGAAAGAAACTGGACTTACAATTTTAATAACAACTCATTATATGGAAGAAGCAGAAACCATGTGCGACAGGGTAGCTATTATGAATAAAGGCAGTATAGTTGCTCTTGGTACACCTGAAGAATTAAAGGTTATGACGGGAAATAAAGAAGTTACTTTAGAAGATGCTTTTACATTTTTTACCGGAAATCGACTGGAAAGCGGGGGAAGCTTCAATGAAATGCGACAAGTCAGAAGACGCATTCAACGCTTTAACTGA
- a CDS encoding MarR family winged helix-turn-helix transcriptional regulator, with protein MEITHIGNLEMLLREINHILNLYTRSYLNEKNITMARFWVMNKLSVDNPITMKELQRRLLLAPGTLTGLVDNLVSDGLVKRWRDETDRRLVYLVLTHEGDRLLKDILKYRVSILANILEKIDGLDVERLNSDLRLIWNQLKECETC; from the coding sequence ATGGAAATAACACATATAGGCAATTTAGAAATGCTTTTAAGAGAGATAAATCACATATTAAATTTATATACTCGAAGCTATCTCAATGAAAAAAATATAACAATGGCAAGATTTTGGGTTATGAATAAGCTGTCGGTTGACAACCCAATAACCATGAAAGAATTGCAAAGAAGGTTGCTGTTGGCTCCCGGTACTCTGACAGGACTTGTTGACAATCTTGTAAGCGACGGACTTGTCAAAAGATGGCGAGATGAAACTGACAGAAGACTTGTTTATCTTGTTTTAACTCATGAAGGTGATAGGTTATTAAAAGATATATTAAAATATCGTGTATCAATACTTGCAAATATTTTGGAAAAGATTGATGGACTTGACGTAGAACGTCTAAACAGTGATTTGAGATTAATTTGGAATCAATTGAAAGAATGTGAGACTTGCTAA
- a CDS encoding sodium ion-translocating decarboxylase subunit beta gives MNAFIEGILNLTPGHIIMFIIGGILIYLAIKKEYEPMLLLPIGFGIILANIPLSSAIGENGFLTILYNAGISTELFPILIFIAVGAMVDFSPLLKQPLMIFFGAAAQLGIFLTIIFAHMLGFNLKEAVAIGIIGAADGPTSIYVANLFAPKLLGPISVAAYSYMALVPIIQPFVIKMLTSEEERKIRMDLRMNEVSKTAKILFPIAVTFVAGILVPTSVPLVGSLMFGNLIRESGVVERLSKAAQNELANLVTLLLGITIGSTMTADKFLTPTTLLIFGMGLIAFIFDTAGGVLFAKFLNLFLKNKVNPMVGAAGISAFPMSSRVIQKMAQKEDPTNFILMQAVGANVAGQLGSIIAGGIVIALVSSIM, from the coding sequence ATGAACGCTTTTATAGAAGGTATATTAAATCTTACACCAGGTCATATTATAATGTTTATCATTGGAGGTATCCTTATATATCTTGCGATAAAAAAAGAATACGAGCCAATGTTACTTTTGCCTATAGGGTTTGGCATAATACTAGCCAATATTCCGCTTTCATCTGCTATAGGTGAAAATGGTTTTCTTACAATTCTATACAACGCTGGAATAAGTACAGAACTTTTTCCTATTCTCATTTTTATTGCAGTTGGTGCAATGGTAGATTTTTCACCACTTCTTAAGCAACCGTTAATGATATTTTTTGGCGCAGCAGCGCAGTTAGGAATATTTTTAACTATAATTTTTGCGCATATGCTGGGCTTTAATTTAAAAGAAGCAGTTGCTATAGGCATAATTGGCGCTGCAGATGGCCCTACATCTATTTATGTAGCTAATTTGTTTGCACCAAAGCTTTTGGGTCCTATATCAGTTGCAGCTTATTCGTATATGGCATTAGTTCCAATAATCCAGCCCTTTGTGATAAAAATGCTTACCAGTGAAGAAGAACGAAAAATTAGAATGGATTTGCGCATGAATGAAGTTTCAAAAACAGCTAAAATACTTTTTCCAATAGCAGTGACATTTGTTGCAGGAATTTTAGTACCAACTAGTGTTCCTCTTGTAGGTTCTTTGATGTTTGGCAACCTCATAAGAGAAAGTGGGGTAGTAGAACGGCTTTCAAAAGCTGCACAAAATGAACTTGCCAATCTTGTGACACTTTTACTTGGGATAACAATAGGTTCTACTATGACTGCCGACAAATTTTTGACACCTACAACTCTTTTGATATTTGGAATGGGACTTATAGCATTTATATTTGATACAGCAGGAGGAGTATTGTTTGCAAAGTTTTTAAATTTGTTTTTAAAAAATAAAGTCAATCCAATGGTAGGAGCTGCTGGAATATCAGCTTTTCCAATGTCGTCTCGTGTGATACAGAAAATGGCCCAAAAAGAAGACCCTACAAATTTTATTTTAATGCAGGCTGTAGGAGCAAATGTTGCAGGTCAGTTAGGTTCTATCATAGCAGGAGGTATTGTAATAGCACTTGTAAGTTCTATTATGTAA
- a CDS encoding transposase: protein MYQLQLLLNIPELFTSQSKIDFYSSMFENLDLSSIPEFPSSSPGRKGYSHHALFRAFIVMKAERFGTISDLLDYLRNNLIIAHLCGFDISKPLPSYWTFRRFINDFSHDYLTSIFQNQVNILKNMGIISGEFISMDSTPIKANTKLNNPKSFSKNKFSKDNQPKSDKDCKLGVYSASNDSSNKRYKFYWGYKNHIIVDAISGLPIAETTTPADAPDFEAALSLLEKTNKWFNLKYVNFIADKGYDVKKLYNYVRNILHGHCFIPLNKRNSKNPPLTDDGYMVCEAGIKMLKDGKQYFDGFIKQKFVCKFCNSKDDSACPINHPKYFNGKKHRGCTKYAIISSDYRSSINRDSLYFKAVYKLRIESERYNSRFKALDFEKAYVRNINSVSNLNTFGHITLLTVAIVAIKLGKYDEFRSLVALMQSA, encoded by the coding sequence ATGTACCAGCTTCAATTGCTTTTAAATATACCTGAACTCTTTACCTCTCAGTCTAAAATTGATTTCTATTCTTCTATGTTTGAAAATCTTGACCTGTCTTCAATACCTGAATTCCCTTCCTCTAGTCCTGGCCGTAAGGGTTATTCTCACCATGCACTTTTTAGAGCTTTTATTGTCATGAAAGCTGAAAGATTCGGCACAATTTCTGACCTTTTAGATTATCTCCGCAATAATCTTATCATTGCTCATCTTTGTGGCTTCGACATTTCTAAACCTCTTCCTTCTTATTGGACTTTTCGCCGTTTTATTAATGACTTCTCTCATGATTATTTGACCTCTATTTTTCAAAATCAGGTCAATATCCTCAAAAATATGGGTATTATCTCCGGTGAGTTTATTTCCATGGATTCTACCCCTATTAAAGCTAACACTAAGTTAAATAACCCTAAGTCTTTTTCTAAAAATAAATTCTCTAAAGATAATCAGCCTAAGTCAGATAAGGATTGTAAATTAGGCGTTTATTCTGCTTCTAACGATTCTTCTAATAAACGCTATAAGTTTTATTGGGGCTATAAAAATCACATTATTGTTGATGCTATCTCTGGTTTACCCATCGCTGAAACTACTACCCCCGCTGATGCCCCTGATTTTGAAGCCGCTTTATCTTTGCTTGAGAAGACTAATAAGTGGTTTAACCTTAAGTATGTTAATTTTATTGCTGATAAAGGCTATGATGTTAAGAAACTTTATAATTATGTTAGAAATATTCTCCACGGTCATTGCTTTATTCCTCTTAACAAGCGTAATTCTAAAAATCCCCCTCTGACTGATGATGGTTATATGGTCTGTGAAGCGGGTATTAAAATGCTTAAAGATGGCAAGCAATATTTTGATGGTTTTATTAAGCAAAAATTTGTTTGCAAGTTCTGTAATTCTAAGGATGATTCTGCCTGCCCTATAAATCATCCTAAATATTTTAATGGCAAAAAGCATAGAGGCTGTACTAAGTATGCTATTATATCTTCTGATTATAGGTCCTCTATTAATAGAGACTCCCTATATTTTAAGGCCGTCTACAAATTGAGAATTGAATCAGAAAGATATAATTCCCGCTTTAAAGCTCTGGATTTTGAAAAGGCTTATGTTAGAAATATTAATTCTGTGAGCAACCTTAATACTTTTGGCCATATTACTTTGCTTACTGTCGCTATTGTAGCTATTAAATTGGGCAAATATGATGAGTTTAGATCTCTTGTTGCTTTGATGCAATCGGCCTAA
- a CDS encoding OadG-related small transporter subunit encodes MNLFNLIKIATVGFGVTFLMLVIFFVLIKVLVKIFNE; translated from the coding sequence ATGAACTTGTTTAATTTAATTAAAATTGCCACTGTTGGGTTTGGCGTGACTTTTTTGATGTTAGTCATATTTTTTGTGTTGATTAAAGTTTTAGTGAAAATATTTAATGAGTAG
- the trmL gene encoding tRNA (uridine(34)/cytosine(34)/5-carboxymethylaminomethyluridine(34)-2'-O)-methyltransferase TrmL yields MPLNVVLVEPEIPQNTGNIARTCVLTGSRLHLVKPLGFSIDEKYVKRAGLDYWPLLDLTVYDNLEQFLEQNKGKKFYLATTKAKKYYHEVKYEDNSYILFGKETAGLPKWLIEKYYEDCIRIPMHEVISTRSLNLSNSVAIVLYEALRQLGFPNMK; encoded by the coding sequence ATGCCACTTAATGTAGTACTTGTTGAACCTGAAATACCACAAAACACAGGGAATATTGCAAGAACTTGTGTGCTTACAGGCAGCAGGCTTCATCTTGTAAAACCTTTAGGTTTCAGTATAGACGAAAAATACGTAAAAAGAGCTGGCTTAGATTACTGGCCTCTTTTAGACCTTACTGTTTACGATAATCTCGAACAATTTCTTGAACAAAACAAAGGGAAAAAGTTTTATCTTGCTACCACAAAGGCTAAAAAGTATTATCATGAAGTAAAATATGAAGACAATTCTTATATACTTTTTGGGAAAGAAACTGCAGGACTTCCTAAGTGGTTGATTGAAAAATACTACGAAGACTGTATACGGATACCAATGCATGAAGTGATATCTACAAGGTCTCTAAATTTGTCCAACTCTGTAGCTATAGTACTATATGAGGCCTTGAGACAACTGGGTTTTCCTAATATGAAATAA
- a CDS encoding DNA polymerase IV codes for MKRKIIHVDMDAFFASVEQHDNPEYRGKPVIIGGLSERGVVSTCSYEARKYGIHSAMPMYMARKLCPHGIFLSVRRKRYEEVSAQIFNILYSITPLVEPVSIDEAYLDVTYIDKNPEIIALEIKKKVKETTGLTISAGVSYNKFLAKLASDWNKPDGFMVITEDMIPDILKPLPVSKVYGIGEKSEQKLKAMGINTIDDLLKLSQESLIEIFGKLGLEIYNRIRGIDERPVETMREIKSIGKEKTLEKDTKDKKLLLHYVKLFSDIISEELVRERLYARTVTVKIKTPDFAVHTKSKTLNKYIRLGEDIYDVAYEIIESLKLDQYIRLIGLSVSNLSAVKYEQLSFLDKRVIKFIKAENVVREINKKMGQEVVKKASELLNEETKQRRD; via the coding sequence ATGAAGAGGAAGATTATCCATGTTGATATGGATGCTTTTTTTGCATCTGTAGAACAACATGATAATCCAGAATATAGAGGAAAACCTGTTATTATAGGCGGCTTGTCGGAACGAGGAGTAGTTTCAACTTGCTCCTATGAGGCAAGAAAGTACGGAATACATTCTGCAATGCCGATGTACATGGCGAGGAAGCTATGTCCACACGGTATTTTTCTTTCTGTAAGGAGAAAAAGATATGAAGAGGTTTCAGCTCAAATTTTTAATATCCTGTACAGTATAACTCCTCTAGTGGAACCTGTTTCTATAGATGAAGCCTATCTTGATGTTACATATATTGACAAAAATCCAGAGATTATTGCCCTGGAAATAAAAAAGAAAGTGAAGGAAACGACAGGACTTACTATTTCTGCAGGAGTTTCCTATAATAAATTTCTTGCAAAACTTGCCTCAGATTGGAATAAACCAGATGGGTTTATGGTCATAACAGAAGATATGATTCCCGACATTTTAAAACCACTTCCCGTTTCCAAAGTTTATGGGATAGGAGAAAAGTCTGAGCAAAAACTTAAAGCTATGGGAATAAATACAATAGATGACCTCTTGAAACTATCACAGGAAAGTCTTATTGAGATTTTTGGGAAATTGGGTTTAGAGATATATAATAGAATTAGGGGCATTGATGAGAGGCCTGTAGAAACTATGAGAGAGATTAAGTCTATAGGAAAGGAAAAAACACTGGAAAAGGATACAAAGGACAAAAAGCTTTTACTTCATTATGTGAAATTATTTTCCGACATAATATCGGAAGAATTAGTTAGAGAGAGACTTTATGCCAGAACGGTTACTGTTAAGATAAAGACACCAGATTTTGCAGTTCACACCAAAAGCAAGACATTAAATAAATATATACGATTAGGTGAGGACATATACGATGTAGCCTACGAAATTATTGAAAGTCTAAAATTAGACCAATATATAAGGCTTATTGGTCTATCTGTTTCTAACTTGAGTGCAGTAAAATATGAGCAATTGTCCTTTTTGGATAAAAGGGTTATTAAATTTATTAAGGCAGAAAATGTAGTTAGAGAAATAAATAAAAAGATGGGGCAGGAAGTAGTGAAAAAAGCAAGTGAACTTTTAAATGAGGAAACGAAGCAACGGAGGGATTAA